TTTCTACAGACTCTAAAGCATCACCTTGAGCAACAGCATCTACTACATCTTGTCCTTCAACCACATGTCCGAAAACAGTATGTTTTCCGTCTAACCAAGGAGTTGGAACGTGAGTAATAAAGAATTGAGAACCGTTTGTTCCAGGGCCTGAGTTTGCCATAGATAAAACTCCCGGACGATCGTGTTTTAAACTTGGTACAAATTCGTCGTCAAATTTATAACCTGGATCACCAGTTCCAGTTCCTTTTGGACAACCACCTTGAATCATGAAATCAGCAATTACTCTGTGGAAGTTTAATCCATCGTAGAATTTTTGCCCTTGAGGTTTTACTCTATTTTCCATGTTTCCTTCTGCAAGAGCTACAAAATTCCCTACAGTTCCAGGTGTCAAATCATGTGTAAGTTTTACTAAAATCGAACCTTTACTAGTATTGAATTTAGCGTATATTCCGTTTTCCATTGTTGTATTTTTTTTATTTGAACGCAAATTTACAAATTAATTTTTTAATCAATTTGCGCTTTCTCTTTTTTAGATTTTGATTTATAAGTCAGTCCGTAAACTGTTAATGACAGTAATGACAATACCATACAGCCAATTGTTACGGCATGCCATCCGCCCAGTTTCCATAATAATAATCCGTAAGCAGATCCTGCAGCTGTTCCTAAGAAACTGAAAGACATAAACACTGTATTAAGTCGGTTTCTAGCTTCTGGCAAAAGTGAATATACTCGCGTTTGGTTTGAGATATGAACTCCCTGAATTCCAATGTCAATAAAAACAATTCCAATCGCTACTCCTATGACACTTTCTATTGAAAAGTAGAAAATTAAAAAGCTTATTAGAATTAATAAACAGCCATATCCAACCGCAATTCTAGAATTTCCTTTATCACCAATTTTCCCCACTAAAGGCGCTGCCAAAGCTCCAGATGCACCAACAATTCCGAATAAACCAATTGTCGCACTATTGAAGTGAAATGGCTCTCCTGAAAGCAATAAAACCATTGTCGTCCAGAAAGCGCCAAATTGGGCAAAACTGAAAACATTGATTGCAGTTGCTTCACGCAAAACCGGCTGCGTTTTTATTAAAGTAAATAAAGATTGAATTAGCTGGCCGTAGGTTCCTTGAAACTGCGGTTTGTTTACTGGAAATTTGCTTTGGATAACAAAAAAGATTAAGAGACAAATTCCTGCTGCGATATAAAACATGGATCTCCAGCCTAGAACTTCGCCAATAAATCCGCTTAAGGTTCTGGAAAGTAAAATCCCGACCAAAAGTCCGCTCATGATCGTTCCAACTACTTTTCCACGTTGTTCGGGCGCACTTAAAGAAGCCGCCAGAGGCAGAATTAGCTGTGGAACAATCGAAGTAATTCCAATTAATAAAGAAGCGATTTGTAACACCAGAAAACTTTTGGCTGTAGCAGCAATTAACAATGCAATTACAGATGCAAAAGTGGTCATTAAAATCTGCCTTTTACGTTCTATTTTATCGCCAAGCGGTACCATGAAGAACAATCCAATGGCATAACCTGCTTGGGTAAGATACGTTATTGTTCCGGCACTGGCTTCGGGAATTTTAAATTCGTTAGCGATTAAGACAATCAAAGGCTGGCAGTAATACAGATTTGCAACGATAAGACCCGTGCAAACTGCCATAAAAAGTACATTAGTTTTTGATAAATTCATGTTGCAAAAATACCAATCTAATTTTTAGCAAAACTTTAAAAAATGTATAATTTTTAAGCTTTTTTTAAAACCATATAAGTCATAAAAGTTCATTTAAACTAAACACCTCAATTACTTATACAACTTATATTTTTGTTTTTTTTACTTTTAATAGTTCAAAAAGTCTTCTCTTGCAGGGCTGAAAACATCTGTAAGCATTCCTTCTTCAAGACAAACAACTCCGTGAACAGCATGAGGCGGAATATAAAAACTGTCGCCTTGCTGTAAAGTTTGGGTTACACCACTAATCGTTACATCAAATTTTCCGCTTGCTATATAGGTAAGCTGAGAATGATAATGATCGTGAAGCACACCAATTCCCCCTTTTTCAAAATGTACATTTACTAACATTACACGATCGTCAAACGCCAAGATTTTACGTTTGATTCCTTCTCCAACTACTTCCCACTCTATTTCGTTTCCTTTTATAAATTCTTTACTAGTTGCCATTTATTTACTTTTTCTAGGTCTTTTTTCATTAACGTTAATCCTTCTTCCAGATTATTTTCTTTAAAATATTTTTCCAGTTCTTGCAGCCTTTTTACATTATCATATTTAAATCCGGAATTTAATTTTCTTTGGCAAAGCGAACATAATCTAACTGAATGTTCATCAGTCTCCGGTATGCTATTGGTTCCGTTCATTACGAATTAAGAATTGGATTGGGATTTTCCTTTTTATTGGATTGACACGAACAAAGCATTACAAAAACCAGAAAAAGAATTTTCTTCATAAATCAACACTATTAGATTAGATTTTTAGCAATAAAATCACAACTCGTTTTTATAGATTCGATAGAATTCGAAGCATAATTATTTTCCTGTTCTACAAAAAAATGAACCATACCAGATTGCTTTGCTTCTTTAAAAAAGGGTTTAAAATCTATTGTTCCTGAACCTACTTCTGTATTTAACTTTTGATTCGTTTTGTCTGCATCCTTAACATGCCACATTTTAAAACGTCCTGGATTTTCGGCAAATAATCGCAAAGGATCATTTCCTGAATAGATAACCCAGTATAAATCTAATTCAAAATAAACCAAATCTTTATCGGTTTCTTTTAATAAAATTTCATAACCGGTAACTCCGTCGTGCTTTTGAAATTCAAAATCATGATTGTGATAAGCTAGTTTTAAACCCGCCTCTTTACACAACTTTGCCGCTTCATTTATTCGGAAAGCAATCTTCTTATAATCATCAATATTTTTCCTAAAAGGTTCATCAACCCACGGAACTGTCAGGAATTCGCTTTTTAAAACTTTTGCGGCTTCTATTGCTGCAATCAGCTCCGTTGTATTTCCGTCATACAAATAACTTCCTAAATTATAATGTCCGCTTACCGCTTTTAATCCATTATCATCGAGAATCTTTTTTAATTCCTTTGGAGTTAGTCCCCAAAACTGGTCTTTAATCGAATATCCGTATGTTTCGACGGTTGTAAAACCTGCTTTTGCTACTTTTTCCAAAACTACCTTTACATCTTTAGGAAGTTCTTCACGAAGCGTATATAACTGTAAACCTATTTCCTTTTTTTTCATAGTAAATGCAAATGATGGAGAAGCCAAAACTGCCGTAGCAGCCAGGCTTGTATTGATGATAAAGTTTCTTCTGGTGATCATTTTTTAAGCGGAATTTCAATTAAGTAAATCTACTATAAAAATTGATTCGCAAAGTAATTTATAAAATTTTGAAGTGCTTTTTCTGTTTCCTGATTGATGATTTTTCCATCAGCATCGATTTTACCACGTATTCCCTGAATTAAAAGTTGTGTGTTATCATCGAATTTCGCTTCAAGGGTTTTCATAATCAGTAATAATTGTTCATGTCCCATTTCACCAGAAGCAGAAGCCGTAATTAATCCTGTTTTTTTATTCGAAAATATTGTTGTTGAAACGCACCACTCCAAAGCATTTTTCAAACTTCCGGGTAAACTAAAAACATATTCAGGTGTACAGATAAGGACACCGTCTGCATTTTGGATTTTCTTTCTGAAAGATTCTACTTCTTTTGGAGGATTCTCTGTATCAAGATCGGGATTAAAGTGCGGAATAGCAGTCAGACCTTCAAAAATTTCTACTTCAAAATCAGATTTAAAATGTTCCGAAATATATTTGAGGATTTTATAATTACTAGAATTCGTTCTTGTACTTCCTGTAATGGCAAGTATTTTTATTGTTTTGAGTGACATTATTTGGTTTTATATATTTAAATTAATTCCTTAAAAATAAATTTTTCATCATAATCAACTTCGGATTTTTCGAGAAAATCGACAAACTCTTCTCTGAAAGATTGCTTTTTGTGATGTGATTCTTGGTTTTCAATATAACGTATGACAGCCTTCAATTGAGATTTGCTATACGAAAAAGCACCATATCCTTCCTGCCATTCAAAATGTGTATTTGTAAATTTATTTTGATTGATCCATTTTGAAGAGTTTTGCTTTATAGTTTTCATTAATTCAGATATAGATTGTACAGGTCGTATTCCGATTAAAATATGTATATGATCTGCAGTCCCATTTATTGCTAAAAGCTTGTGATTGCAATTTTTAATAATTCCAGAAATATATCTGTATAATTCATTTCTCCAATTTGTATGTATAATTGCTTTTCTATATTTCACTGCAAAAACAAAGTGGATATGTATCTGTGTGTAGGTGTTTGCCATAACATATTTTAGTTCTACCGAAATTAATTTTCCAGTATATTTTTTAATTTGCACAAATATAAAAAGAAAGAATTATCTTTCAATTTATACTTTTAAAATATGACAGTCACACATTTATATAATCCCTACAGGACATTATCTCTATACTGCATTATTTCTACCGAAATTATATTTCTAACAGAATACCTAATTATTGTCCTTAATCACCTTGGTTGTAAATTTTTCTCATTTCTTGTTCCGCTAGGAACAAAATATCGGTAGCAAAAAAATAGATAAACGACCTTTTGTTTTGTCCCATCAGGGACTATATTTTTTATTACAAAATCTAAATATTTATATAGTCCCTGACGGGACAATTTCCCTCTCTTCTCCTCTTTTTTCTACCAAAATTATATTCCTACGGAATATTACTATTGTCTTTAATCATCTTTATTGTAAATTTTCCCATTTCTTGTTCCGCTAGGAACAAAATATCGCTAGCATAAAATTATAGACGGTCTTTTGTTTTGTCCCATCAGGGACTATATTTTTTATTACAAAACATTTATTAAAATCCCTATGGGACATTATCTCTATACCGTATTATTTCTACCGAAATTATATTCCTAACAGAATACCCAATTATTGTCCTTAATCACCTTGGTTGTAAATTTTTCTCATTTCTTGTTCCGCTAGGAACAAAATATCGGTAGCATAAAATAGATAAACGACCTTTTGTTTTGTCCCATCAGGGACTATATTTTTTATTACAAAAACATTTATATAATCCTTTCGGGACATTATCTCTATACCGCGTTATCTTTCTACCGAAATTATATTCCTACGGAATATTTTATAATCATTAATTTCATAATATAGAAATCCATTGGTTTCATATTTATTTAAACTCTCTAATTTTAACTTGTATCTTTGCAAAAATTTTGACGAAAAATGCGAATTGATATTATTACCGTTTTACCTGAATTGTTAAGAAGTCCGTTTGAGGCTTCAATTATGAAACGTGCCATTGACAAAGGTTTAGTTGAAGTACATTTTCATAATCTTCGTGACTACAGTACTAACAAACAAAAAAGTGTAGACGATTATCAATTTGGCGGTGGAGCCGGAATGGTGATGACAATTCAGCCTATCGATGATTGCATTACGCATTTAAAGAGTCAAAGAGAATATGATGAAATTATTTATATGTCTCCTGATGGTGAAACTTTAAACCAGAAAATGGCAAATAAAATGTCGATGTACCAAAACATTATCATTTTATGCGGACATTATAAAGGTGTTGACCAGCGCGTGAGAGATCATTTTATTACGAAAGAAATTTCTATTGGTGATTATGTTTTATCTGGAGGAGAATTGGGTGCAATAGTTTTATCTGACGCCTTAATCCGATTAATTCCAGGTGTTTTAAGCGACGAAACCTCCGCTTTAACCGATAGTTTTCAAGACAATTTACTTTCGGGACCAATATACACAAGACCTGCAGATTATAAAGGATGGAAAGTTCCTGAAGTGTTAACCAGCGGACATGCAGCCAAAATCGATAAATGGCGTGAAGACATGGCGTACGAACATACCAAAAATAGACGTCCGGATTTACTCGAATAAATCCCAATCTTTAAAAACTCCAAAAACCAATTAATCAATTAGTTAAGAAATTGGGATTTGGAATTTATTTTTATTTGGAATTTATTATTTTTTATCTACATTTGCACCCGAATTAGACCAACCTCTGGCGAAACTCGTGAACGTTGCTCTAAATAAACTATAATCATAAAAATTATCATGGCAGATTTATTAAAGTTCGTTCAAAACGAATTCGTTGCTAAAAAAGATTTCCCAGATTTCGGAGCTGGAGACACAATCACTGTTTTCTACGAAATTAAAGAGGGGGAAAAAACAAGAACTCAGTTCTTTAAAGGAGTTGTTATTCAAAGAAGAGGTTCTGGAACAACAGAAACTTTCACGATTCGTAAAATGTCTGGAGCTATTGGAGTTGAGCGTATCTTCCCAGTTAACTTACCAGCTTTACAAAAAATCGAAGTGAACAAAAAAGGTGCAGTTCGTAGAGCTAGAATTTTCTACTTCAGAGAACTTACTGGTAAAAAAGCTAAGATTAAAGATAAAAGAAGATAATCAATTATCTAATTGTTATAAAAAACTCGTTTCATACCATTTGAAACGAGTTTTTTTTATGCCTCTTTTAGAGTCAATAACAATACTGTAATTTTTTAATATCAAAATCACCAATTTGACAATTTAAAGAGCACGAAATAACAATCTGATAAATCCTTTATTTCAAAATAAAACTACACCGTTTTCGGACGGTTTTTATTATATTTGCTCCGCTCGTTTTGAGCCGACTATACTTTTCAAATCGGCATTCTTATGACGATACGATTATAAAAAAAGAAAAAAAAATGACACAGAATTCAAAAATCTTTTACACCTTAACTGATGAGGCGCCATTATTAGCGACTTACTCTTTATTACCTATTGTTCAAGCTTTTACTTCTACAGCTGGTATTGCTATCGAAACCAGAGACATCTCTTTAGCAGGAAGAATTTTATCTAACTTTCCTGAATCTTTAACAGATGCTCAAAAAACAGGCGATGCCTTAGCAGAACTTGGTCAATTAGCAACTAAGCCAGAAGCTAACATTATTAAATTACCAAACATCTCTGCTTCTGTACCGCAATTAAAAGCAGCTATTGCTGAATTACAATCTCACGGATACAACGTACCAAATTATCCTGAAGATCCTCAAAACGATGCTGAAAAAGAAATTAAAGCAAAATATGCAAAAGTATTAGGTTCTGCCGTAAACCCAGTTTTACGTGAAGGAAACTCTGACCGTAGAGCTCCAAGAGCAGTTAAAAACTTTGCAAAAGCAAATCCACACTCAATGGGTGCATGGTCTGCTGACTCAAAAACTAAGGTAGCTTCTATGTCGGGAGGTGATTTTTACGGAAGTGAAAAATCATTAACTGTAAACGAAGCAAATGATGTAAAAATTGAATTCGTTGCTAAAGACGGAACAACAACTGTTTTAAAAGCAAGTACTCCGCTAAAAGCAGGAGAAATTATCGATAGCTCTGTTTTAAGCGTAAACAAATTAAAAGCATTCGCTGCTGATGTAATCGCTGAAGCTAAAGCTGCAGGAGTTTTACTTTCTGTACACTTAAAAGCTACAATGATGAAAGTTTCTGATCCGATTATCTTTGGCGCTATCGTTGAAGTATATTTTGCAGATGTTTTCAAAAAATACGAATCTTTATTCGCTGAATTAAACGTTGACACTAGAAACGGTTTAGGCGATATTTACGCTAAAATTGCTGGAAGACCTGAACAGGCTGAAGTTGAAGCTGCTATCGATCAAGCAATTGCAAACGGACCCGCTTTAGCAATGGTTAATTCTGATAAAGGAATTACAAACCTACACGTTCCATCTGATGTAATCGTTGATGCTTCTATGCCTGCAATGATTCGTACTTCTGGACAAATGTGGAACAAAGAAGGAAAAGCACAAGATACATTTGCGGTTATTCCAGATCGTTCTTACGCTGGAGTGTATACAGCAACAATCGACTTCTGTAAAAAACACGGTGCTTTTGATCCAAAAACAATGGGAAGTGTTCCTAACGTTGGGTTAATGGCTCAAAAAGCAGAAGAATACGGATCTCACGACAAAACTTTCCAAATAAAATCTGATGGTGTTGTCCGTGTGGTTGACCAAAATGGAAATGTTTTAATGGAGCAAAACGTTGAAACAAACGATATTTTTAGAATGTGTCAGGCAAAAGATGCTCCTATTCAGGACTGGGTTAAATTAGCAGTAAACAGAGCTCGTTTATCTAGTACTCCTGCTGTTTTCTGGTTAGACGAAAACAGAGCACACGATAGAGAATTAATCGTAAAAGTTCAAAAATACCTTAAAGACTACGATACTACCAACTTAGATATCCGTATTTTAAACCCAATTGCTGCTACAGAATTTACTTTAGACAGAATCATCAAAGGTTTAGATACTATCTCTGTAACTGGAAACGTTTTACGTGATTACTTAACCGATTTATTCCCAATCTTAGAGTTAGGAACTTCTGCAAAAATGCTTTCTATTGTTCCTTTAATGAACGGCGGTGGATTGTTCGAAACTGGTGCTGGAGGTTCTGCTCCTAAACACGTTGAGCAATTTACAGAAGAAGGCTACTTACGTTGGGATTCATTAGGAGAGTTTTTGGCGCTTGGCGCTTCTTTAGAACACTTAGGACAAACTTTAGACAATTCTAAAGCAATTGTTTTATCTGAAACTTTAGATCAAGCTAACGATAAATTCTTAGCAAACGATAAATCTCCTGCTCGTAAAGTAGGTCAGATTGACAACCGTGGTTCTCACTTCTATTTAGCATTCTACTGGGCTCAAGCTTTGGCAGCTCAAACTAAAGATGCTGAATTAAAAGCGATATTCACTCCAATTGCAGCGGAACTTGAAGCTAACGAAGCTAAAATCGATACTGAATTAATTGGTGCTCAAGGCAAACCACAAAACATTGGTGGATATTATCAGCCAACTCCAGAATTAGTAAGCAAAGCAATGCGTCCAAGTGAAACATTCAATGCTATTATTTCTAAAATCAAATAAATGGCGCACAGCTTGTGCATCTCATATAAATACAAAAAGGACAGCTCAAAAGGCTGTCTTTTTTTATTCTTAACTAATGTTTAACAAAAGTTCTGCCAAGATATTTAGTAAGAATCGCTATCTATGTATATCAAAACCAGTGCAATGATTACAAAAAAAATAGGTCTTTTTCTAATTATCATCCTCACGGCTTTTACCTCTTTTTCACAAGAAAAATTCACTTTAAGCGGTACCATAAAAGACTCAAAAAATAATGAAACTTTAATTGGTGTCAATATATACATCCCAGCTTTAAAAATAGGAACTACAACAAACGAATACGGATTTTATTCTTTAACCGTTCCTCGTGGCGAACATCAAATCGAAATCAGTTATGTGGGTTATCAAACCGTTCAGCAAACCATCATTTTAAATCAAAATACAAAAAGTAACTTTTCCATCAGCGAAAGCGGACAGGAACTTCAAGAAGTTATTATTACAGATAATAAAGGCAAAATAAACATTAAATCTCCCGAAATGAGCGTTAATAAACTCTCGATTTCAACTATTAAAAAAATGCCTGTTGTTTTGGGTGAAGTCGATGTTTTAAAATCCATATTACTGCTTCCCGGAGTAACCAATGCGGGCGAAGGTGCTTCAGGATTTAATGTGCGAGGCGGCGGTGCAGATCAGAATTTGATTTTATTAGACGAAGCAACGATTTTTAACTCATCGCATGTATTTGGATTTTTCTCTGTTTTTAATCCCGATGCTATAAAAGATTTAAAATTATACAAAGGCGGAATTCCTGCTCGTTTTGGCGGAAGAGCTTCATCTGTTTTAGACATTTATCAGAAAGACGGAAACAGTAAAGATTTTCATGTAAACGGCGGAATTGGTTTAATCTCAAGCCGACTGCTTTTAGAAGGTCCGATTGTTAAAGACAAAGGTTCTTTTTTAATTGGCGGACGTGCTTCCTATGCACATTTGTTCCTGAAATTTTCCGAAGAAAACAAAGACAATTCCGCTTACTTTTACGATTTAAACACCAAACTCAGTTATAAATTAAACGACAGCAACAGTTTGTATTTATCAGGTTATTTTGGAAGAGATGTTTTCAATCTCAACAAAAGTTTCACTAATATTTATGGAAATTCAACTTTGAATTTAAGATGGAATCATTTGTATTCAGACAAACTTTTTTCAAATTTATCACTAATTTACA
This is a stretch of genomic DNA from Flavobacterium endoglycinae. It encodes these proteins:
- a CDS encoding MFS transporter, which translates into the protein MNLSKTNVLFMAVCTGLIVANLYYCQPLIVLIANEFKIPEASAGTITYLTQAGYAIGLFFMVPLGDKIERKRQILMTTFASVIALLIAATAKSFLVLQIASLLIGITSIVPQLILPLAASLSAPEQRGKVVGTIMSGLLVGILLSRTLSGFIGEVLGWRSMFYIAAGICLLIFFVIQSKFPVNKPQFQGTYGQLIQSLFTLIKTQPVLREATAINVFSFAQFGAFWTTMVLLLSGEPFHFNSATIGLFGIVGASGALAAPLVGKIGDKGNSRIAVGYGCLLILISFLIFYFSIESVIGVAIGIVFIDIGIQGVHISNQTRVYSLLPEARNRLNTVFMSFSFLGTAAGSAYGLLLWKLGGWHAVTIGCMVLSLLSLTVYGLTYKSKSKKEKAQID
- the rplS gene encoding 50S ribosomal protein L19, with the protein product MADLLKFVQNEFVAKKDFPDFGAGDTITVFYEIKEGEKTRTQFFKGVVIQRRGSGTTETFTIRKMSGAIGVERIFPVNLPALQKIEVNKKGAVRRARIFYFRELTGKKAKIKDKRR
- a CDS encoding cupin domain-containing protein, which translates into the protein MATSKEFIKGNEIEWEVVGEGIKRKILAFDDRVMLVNVHFEKGGIGVLHDHYHSQLTYIASGKFDVTISGVTQTLQQGDSFYIPPHAVHGVVCLEEGMLTDVFSPAREDFLNY
- the tnpA gene encoding IS200/IS605 family transposase produces the protein MANTYTQIHIHFVFAVKYRKAIIHTNWRNELYRYISGIIKNCNHKLLAINGTADHIHILIGIRPVQSISELMKTIKQNSSKWINQNKFTNTHFEWQEGYGAFSYSKSQLKAVIRYIENQESHHKKQSFREEFVDFLEKSEVDYDEKFIFKELI
- a CDS encoding NADP-dependent isocitrate dehydrogenase — protein: MTQNSKIFYTLTDEAPLLATYSLLPIVQAFTSTAGIAIETRDISLAGRILSNFPESLTDAQKTGDALAELGQLATKPEANIIKLPNISASVPQLKAAIAELQSHGYNVPNYPEDPQNDAEKEIKAKYAKVLGSAVNPVLREGNSDRRAPRAVKNFAKANPHSMGAWSADSKTKVASMSGGDFYGSEKSLTVNEANDVKIEFVAKDGTTTVLKASTPLKAGEIIDSSVLSVNKLKAFAADVIAEAKAAGVLLSVHLKATMMKVSDPIIFGAIVEVYFADVFKKYESLFAELNVDTRNGLGDIYAKIAGRPEQAEVEAAIDQAIANGPALAMVNSDKGITNLHVPSDVIVDASMPAMIRTSGQMWNKEGKAQDTFAVIPDRSYAGVYTATIDFCKKHGAFDPKTMGSVPNVGLMAQKAEEYGSHDKTFQIKSDGVVRVVDQNGNVLMEQNVETNDIFRMCQAKDAPIQDWVKLAVNRARLSSTPAVFWLDENRAHDRELIVKVQKYLKDYDTTNLDIRILNPIAATEFTLDRIIKGLDTISVTGNVLRDYLTDLFPILELGTSAKMLSIVPLMNGGGLFETGAGGSAPKHVEQFTEEGYLRWDSLGEFLALGASLEHLGQTLDNSKAIVLSETLDQANDKFLANDKSPARKVGQIDNRGSHFYLAFYWAQALAAQTKDAELKAIFTPIAAELEANEAKIDTELIGAQGKPQNIGGYYQPTPELVSKAMRPSETFNAIISKIK
- the trmD gene encoding tRNA (guanosine(37)-N1)-methyltransferase TrmD, whose product is MRIDIITVLPELLRSPFEASIMKRAIDKGLVEVHFHNLRDYSTNKQKSVDDYQFGGGAGMVMTIQPIDDCITHLKSQREYDEIIYMSPDGETLNQKMANKMSMYQNIIILCGHYKGVDQRVRDHFITKEISIGDYVLSGGELGAIVLSDALIRLIPGVLSDETSALTDSFQDNLLSGPIYTRPADYKGWKVPEVLTSGHAAKIDKWREDMAYEHTKNRRPDLLE
- a CDS encoding NADPH-dependent FMN reductase, which translates into the protein MSLKTIKILAITGSTRTNSSNYKILKYISEHFKSDFEVEIFEGLTAIPHFNPDLDTENPPKEVESFRKKIQNADGVLICTPEYVFSLPGSLKNALEWCVSTTIFSNKKTGLITASASGEMGHEQLLLIMKTLEAKFDDNTQLLIQGIRGKIDADGKIINQETEKALQNFINYFANQFL
- a CDS encoding sugar phosphate isomerase/epimerase family protein, which gives rise to MITRRNFIINTSLAATAVLASPSFAFTMKKKEIGLQLYTLREELPKDVKVVLEKVAKAGFTTVETYGYSIKDQFWGLTPKELKKILDDNGLKAVSGHYNLGSYLYDGNTTELIAAIEAAKVLKSEFLTVPWVDEPFRKNIDDYKKIAFRINEAAKLCKEAGLKLAYHNHDFEFQKHDGVTGYEILLKETDKDLVYFELDLYWVIYSGNDPLRLFAENPGRFKMWHVKDADKTNQKLNTEVGSGTIDFKPFFKEAKQSGMVHFFVEQENNYASNSIESIKTSCDFIAKNLI